The following is a genomic window from Lactococcus allomyrinae.
ACAACACTGTTTCCTGCTTGTTTATATAATCTCCCATTACTTTGGTTGGGAAGTTTATATTCTCTTGGGAAACCTTGAACGTTAAAGCATTCTCTTGGTGTTAATTTACGAATATCTCCACTATATGTAAGAATTAGAGGTACATTATGCCCACCTGTTCCCATATTAGCAGTTAACGTTGGTACTAAATTACTTTTGTTTTCTCTTACATAAACTCTGCGCCACTGATATGTAGTGTCGTGATTAGTCATATTTTCTTTTAACTCATCAAAAAATTTATTCTTTTCAGAGGTATAGTAGAACTTATCATCTTGTTTTTTAGAAAAATCAATAACATCGTGAATCGTTGTTTTTAAAGGTATAGATTTTGGTAGTTCAAAATTTGCATAATCTTCTTTATTTTTGAAAGCAACAATATAGATACGTTCTCTATTTTGAGGTATATTTCCATATTCAGAAGCATTAAACACTTGAAAAAGATACTTGTATCCTAGTCTTTCTAACTCAGAACAAATAACTCTAAATGTGTTCCCGTTATCGTGAGAAACAAGATTTTTAACATTTTCAAA
Proteins encoded in this region:
- a CDS encoding DNA cytosine methyltransferase; amino-acid sequence: MLKIASFFAGVGGIDLGFENAGFKTIYANEFDNYAADTFELNFDVKVDRRDINDVQADEIPDFDIMLAGFPCQAFSIAGYRQGFNDEQGRGNLFFELVRILEAKKPRVAFFENVKNLVSHDNGNTFRVICSELERLGYKYLFQVFNASEYGNIPQNRERIYIVAFKNKEDYANFELPKSIPLKTTIHDVIDFSKKQDDKFYYTSEKNKFFDELKENMTNHDTTYQWRRVYVRENKSNLVPTLTANMGTGGHNVPLILTYSGDIRKLTPRECFNVQGFPREYKLPNQSNGRLYKQAGNSVVVPVIERIAKNLADTIVE